The segment ATTGAAGAGTAGGACATGGTGTCAATCCACGAACAGGAATTCATTGGTATTCAACAGGAACCGGCAAGTATTCGCCAGACCATGTTGGTGAGTGTACTCCAGCACGGCCGCCAGTTCTTCCGGGTTGGGGTCACGTTGAAACAATCTTCTCCAGGCCTGTTGGATCTGTTCTTCGGGAAGCTCTGTGAGTAATTGCAAATCGTCCGCCAGCAATTCGCTCTGGCGAATGACGAACTTGTCGTTGAGCGTTGCCAGCGCTTGAATCGCTGTGAGTGAGACATTTCGTTTCGGTGTCAGCTGGGAGGCATCCGGGCAATCGAGCGATTCCATAAACGGATCAGGAATTGTACGGAAGAGAAAGCGGTAAACGCTACGACGATAATTCGCTGGGTCGTTTACATCGAAGTTTAAGTAATCCACATTCGGAGTGACGTGAACCCCTTTCGTCTCGATGAATTGACGAACCGAAGGCCCTCCCATTTTCGAATCGAGTGATCCGGATATCAGGAGTAGTGCATCTCGATAAGATTCGGCATCCAGTCGACGACGGTTCATTCGCCAGAGCAACTGGTTTCCGGAGTCGACTTCCGCTGCCTCTGTCCGTGAAGTCGACTGCTGTTGATAAACGGCACTGGTCAGAATCAGCCGGTGGAGAGATTTCAAGGACCCCTCCTCCCGCATGGTTGTTGCCAACCAATCGAGCAGTTCCGGGTGAGTGGGGGAGGCCCCCATCTGTCCAAAGTCGTTGGGCGTCGTAACGAGCCCCTGTCCGAAATGATACAACCAGACGCGATTGGCGATCGATCGCCAGGTGAGCGGGTTCTCTTTATCGGCCAACCAGAACGCGAGTCCTTCCCGCCGGGCGGCTTCCTGGTTCGGGCTACTGATGGCAATTTCCCCCGAGAGCGATTCGAGACAATCCAGCGATCCCGGACTGGCCAACTCGCGCGGCTCCGTCACTTGACCTCGATGCAACACGTGTATGTCGCGAGGTGTTGTTGCTGGTTTGAAGGAACCTTCGATTTCAAACTGATTGGTACCGCTGTAGACCATTTGCAGAGAGGGTAGGGTGGCGAATTCAGCTTCAAGATCGTTCGAGAGATGCCAATGAACAAGTCGAGCCTGGTCTTCGGGGGTTCTTTTACTTTGTTCCTGCAGAAGAATCTCAGTGATTTCAAATGGAATCGATTCCTGTTTCTTAATTTGCTCAACAGGGGCGTCTGTCACAGAGACGCGGAAGCAACCGATTAGATGAGACCGCCCGTGAGTCTGGTGAAGTTCCAAACGGAGCAGTTGATTCGCCGATCCGTCGACCGGATCAGTGAGTGGAAAGACGGCGAAATGAGATTGTCCTTCTGCGGGGTGAATGCCCCAGGCCGTATCCGGGTTTCCATCGACTGCTTTATCAATGCCCCATCCCTCTTGATTGAAATCGGCGAAGGGATCGGAAATCGGTAATTCCTGTTCCGGTTGTTCGGTTCCCTTCGCTGTAAATAAATGGACTTCGTTCAGATGTAAATTTCCATTTTCCGCGCGACCCGGACCGCGACTGGGCAAGGCCTCATGGGGCAGGACTTCGAGCTTCACTGCAGTAACAGTATCGACTCTCGTTGTCGCCGTCAGGTGATAGATGTCCGTCTCCGGTTTCATTCCCGTGACGAGAATAGATTGGTCCTCTTGCAGTTGTAATGTCGCGTCTTCGTCAGAATGGAAGTCGATCATCGAGAGCGGTTTCCAAAGGACGGGCTTATGCTGATTGGAATTTTCCCATTCGCTTAATCGGGTCAAGTTGTCATCGGTCAGTAACTCCGTCGGATTCGTCGTGAACGTTTTTTCGAGTTCTGACTTCCTTTCCGTCAGTTCCTTTCGTTGGAGTGCCGTTTGACTATCGGAATCGTAGGATCGGTTTGCTTTGTCGATACCTGCGAACACCGCCTGCATTTCGTAGTAATCTTCCTGAGTGATCGGATCGAATTTGTGGTCGTGGCAACGGGCACAGTGGAGACTGGTGCTGTTGAAAGTCGACATCACTGTCGTGACGATGTCATCCCGGTCG is part of the Polystyrenella longa genome and harbors:
- a CDS encoding DUF1553 domain-containing protein; the encoded protein is MFSYRSQLVATLVAIWTFVAMSGDSVQGEGNEKQSSPFDFEQDIRSVFAVKCLQCHSADEPEGDLNLTVREFAVEGGQIVPGKPTESSLIERITSTDESLRMPPEGEPLSPSEVKKISAWIQSGAPWPRHWAYQKLIEPELPNLLSTISSDWCQTPIDVFIAARLEKAGLVPSAVADRTTLIRRATIDLTGLPPTPEEVAAFLNDESPDAWEQQVDRLLASPRYGERWARHWMDLVHFAETHGHDQDRPREHAWPYRDYLIHSFNQDKTYSEFVKEQIAGDVFAPFDPEALTATGFLSAGPWDESSLLNIREDSIDRLKAQYLDRDDIVTTVMSTFNSTSLHCARCHDHKFDPITQEDYYEMQAVFAGIDKANRSYDSDSQTALQRKELTERKSELEKTFTTNPTELLTDDNLTRLSEWENSNQHKPVLWKPLSMIDFHSDEDATLQLQEDQSILVTGMKPETDIYHLTATTRVDTVTAVKLEVLPHEALPSRGPGRAENGNLHLNEVHLFTAKGTEQPEQELPISDPFADFNQEGWGIDKAVDGNPDTAWGIHPAEGQSHFAVFPLTDPVDGSANQLLRLELHQTHGRSHLIGCFRVSVTDAPVEQIKKQESIPFEITEILLQEQSKRTPEDQARLVHWHLSNDLEAEFATLPSLQMVYSGTNQFEIEGSFKPATTPRDIHVLHRGQVTEPRELASPGSLDCLESLSGEIAISSPNQEAARREGLAFWLADKENPLTWRSIANRVWLYHFGQGLVTTPNDFGQMGASPTHPELLDWLATTMREEGSLKSLHRLILTSAVYQQQSTSRTEAAEVDSGNQLLWRMNRRRLDAESYRDALLLISGSLDSKMGGPSVRQFIETKGVHVTPNVDYLNFDVNDPANYRRSVYRFLFRTIPDPFMESLDCPDASQLTPKRNVSLTAIQALATLNDKFVIRQSELLADDLQLLTELPEEQIQQAWRRLFQRDPNPEELAAVLEYTHQHGLANTCRFLLNTNEFLFVD